One part of the Quercus lobata isolate SW786 chromosome 7, ValleyOak3.0 Primary Assembly, whole genome shotgun sequence genome encodes these proteins:
- the LOC115952285 gene encoding uncharacterized protein LOC115952285, with protein MEDVHTLGSKSYVRLREEEREKRPNGEEPTRDEVYILTHTHKDGKPVNEEAAAKIDHEGLRAKSFSSLELHVHVLTPLLVKGQQCLNYTETLRKSEIATPITLHQIVEVEIIELRKLCKIFAAISGRC; from the exons ATGGAGGATGTGCATACTTTAGGGAGTAAGAGCTATGTCAGGTTACGTGAGGAGGAG AGGGAGAAGAGGCCAAATGGGGAGGAGCCAACTAGGGATGAGGTTTATATATTAACCCACACACATAAAGATGGGAAACCTGTTAATGAGGAAGCAGCAGCCAAAAtt GACCATGAGGGTTTGAGGGCAAAATCTTTCAGTTCCTTAGAATTGCATGTACATGTCTTAACTCCTCTGCTGGTCAAAGGCCAACAATGCTTGAATTACACTGAGACATTGAGGAAATCTGAAATTGCTACGCCAATTACCTTGCATCAAATTGTTGAGGTAGAAATTATTGAATTGAGAAAATTATGTAAGATATTTGCTGCTATCTCTGGACGTTGTTAA